A part of Citrifermentans bremense genomic DNA contains:
- the selA gene encoding L-seryl-tRNA(Sec) selenium transferase, with amino-acid sequence MQEGVPVQQLKLIPKVDRVLEWEPVRKLIATHPRELVLRAVRSVLERLRSGARAGGLDDSAFQEPAVCLEVARELAQLSRPSLRRVINGSGIVIHTNLGRSILPEAARDALNTIAFSYSNLEFDLDAGVRGSRYSHVEALLCELTGAEAAIVVNNNAAAVLLALSSMAAGREAVVSRGELVEIGGSFRIPEVMRLSGVTLKEVGTTNRTHPKDYSGAVNEQTAVFLKVHCSNFAVLGFTAEVSAQELVALGAAAGVPVLADMGSGNLIDLSGRLPVPEPTVQDFVRAGVDVITFSGDKLLGGPQAGIIVGKKPFIEAMKKHQLLRALRMDKLTLASLEATLALYRDEMVALKEVPTLKMLTATLPELTARAKKVAGFLRRRTAQGISFKLSEGFSQAGGGTLPLLNLPSMLIEVAVEGLTPNEIESRLRKSEIPVIGRINKNAFLLDPRTLLDSDLPDLAKAISDLAG; translated from the coding sequence ATGCAGGAGGGGGTGCCGGTGCAGCAGCTTAAATTGATCCCGAAAGTCGACCGGGTCCTCGAGTGGGAACCGGTGCGCAAGCTTATCGCGACCCACCCAAGGGAACTGGTGCTGAGAGCCGTCCGCAGCGTACTGGAGAGGCTGCGCAGCGGCGCCCGCGCAGGCGGTCTTGACGACTCCGCCTTCCAGGAACCCGCCGTCTGCCTGGAGGTGGCCCGGGAACTGGCCCAGCTTTCCAGGCCCAGCCTACGCAGGGTGATCAACGGCTCCGGCATCGTAATCCATACCAACCTTGGACGTTCCATCCTCCCCGAGGCAGCGCGCGACGCGCTCAATACCATAGCCTTTTCCTACTCGAACCTTGAGTTCGACCTGGACGCCGGGGTGCGCGGCAGCCGCTACAGCCATGTGGAGGCGCTTCTTTGCGAGCTGACCGGGGCTGAGGCCGCCATCGTCGTCAACAACAACGCCGCGGCCGTCCTTCTAGCGCTGAGCTCGATGGCCGCCGGACGCGAAGCGGTGGTCTCGCGCGGGGAGCTGGTGGAGATCGGCGGATCCTTCCGCATCCCTGAGGTGATGCGGCTTTCCGGCGTGACGTTGAAGGAGGTCGGGACCACGAACCGGACCCACCCCAAGGACTACAGCGGTGCCGTGAACGAGCAGACCGCGGTATTTCTCAAGGTGCATTGCAGCAATTTCGCCGTCCTTGGCTTCACCGCCGAGGTTAGCGCGCAGGAGTTGGTGGCGCTTGGCGCCGCCGCCGGTGTCCCGGTGCTCGCCGACATGGGGAGCGGCAACCTGATAGACCTCTCCGGTCGCCTGCCGGTACCGGAGCCGACGGTGCAGGATTTCGTGCGCGCCGGGGTCGACGTCATCACCTTCAGCGGCGACAAGCTCCTGGGAGGCCCGCAGGCCGGAATCATCGTCGGGAAGAAGCCGTTCATCGAGGCGATGAAAAAGCACCAGTTGCTGCGCGCGCTCAGGATGGACAAACTCACCCTGGCGAGCCTCGAAGCGACGCTCGCCCTGTACCGGGATGAGATGGTCGCGCTCAAGGAAGTGCCGACGCTTAAGATGCTGACCGCCACCCTTCCCGAATTGACGGCGCGCGCCAAGAAGGTCGCCGGCTTTTTACGCCGTCGCACGGCGCAGGGGATCAGCTTCAAGCTGAGCGAGGGGTTTTCCCAGGCCGGCGGCGGGACGCTGCCGCTTTTGAACCTCCCCAGCATGCTGATCGAGGTCGCCGTAGAGGGACTCACCCCCAACGAGATCGAGTCGCGGCTCAGGAAATCGGAGATCCCGGTGATCGGCAGGATCAACAAGAACGCCTTCCTGCTCGACCCCCGCACCCTGCTGGACAGCGACCTTCCGGACCTCGCCAAGGCCATCTCCGACCTGGCAGGGTAG
- a CDS encoding putative quinol monooxygenase, whose translation MICVVASITVKEGKREEFLEIFNANVPKVRDEQGCVEYFPAVDVESGIGVQKLDQQVVTVMEKWQNLEALNRHLESAHMLEYRERVKDLVEGVSLKVLQQA comes from the coding sequence ATGATCTGTGTGGTAGCTTCGATAACGGTGAAGGAGGGGAAGCGCGAAGAGTTCCTGGAGATCTTCAACGCGAACGTCCCCAAGGTCCGGGACGAGCAAGGGTGCGTCGAATATTTCCCGGCGGTCGACGTCGAGTCGGGAATCGGGGTGCAGAAGCTCGACCAGCAGGTCGTGACGGTGATGGAGAAGTGGCAGAATCTCGAGGCGCTCAACCGGCACCTGGAGTCGGCCCACATGCTGGAATACCGCGAAAGGGTGAAGGATCTGGTGGAAGGGGTGTCGCTCAAGGTGCTGCAGCAGGCCTGA
- a CDS encoding GntR family transcriptional regulator — MKKSVEKHLTLRERILETIRDAIMSGALKPGEKVAEPELASRFGISRTPIREAFRQLESEGYLSVVPRKGALVACFSPKDVEEFYAIKSILEGYAARKACSMLSTREINKLEAINEKLREIAAEGDVRHFFKVHNSFHDLFIRGAGNEKLHEMIAQLLKKFQRLRMASLSKPGRMQLSVEEHEKIIEAFRNRDAVLAEMLVQKNAEYGGKVLIEEESATELWNSKGLDL, encoded by the coding sequence ATGAAGAAGAGCGTGGAGAAGCACCTTACCCTTAGAGAACGGATACTTGAGACCATCCGGGACGCGATCATGTCAGGTGCTCTCAAGCCCGGAGAGAAGGTCGCAGAGCCCGAACTTGCCTCCCGCTTCGGCATCAGCCGTACCCCCATCCGCGAGGCGTTCCGGCAGCTGGAATCGGAAGGGTACCTCTCGGTAGTGCCACGCAAGGGGGCGCTGGTTGCCTGCTTCTCCCCGAAGGACGTCGAAGAATTCTACGCTATCAAGAGCATCCTCGAAGGGTATGCCGCCCGCAAGGCGTGCTCGATGCTCAGCACCCGCGAGATCAACAAGCTCGAGGCGATCAACGAGAAGCTGAGGGAGATCGCCGCGGAAGGGGATGTGCGCCACTTCTTCAAAGTGCACAACAGCTTCCATGACCTTTTCATCAGGGGCGCCGGGAACGAGAAGCTGCACGAGATGATCGCCCAGCTCCTGAAGAAGTTCCAACGCCTGCGCATGGCGTCGCTCAGCAAGCCCGGGAGGATGCAGCTCTCCGTAGAGGAGCACGAGAAGATCATCGAAGCGTTCCGCAACAGGGACGCGGTCCTAGCCGAGATGCTGGTGCAAAAGAACGCGGAGTACGGCGGTAAGGTCCTGATCGAGGAGGAGAGCGCCACCGAGCTCTGGAACAGCAAAGGACTGGACCTTTAA
- the ispD gene encoding 2-C-methyl-D-erythritol 4-phosphate cytidylyltransferase yields the protein MSRIFALIPAAGMGKRMGAGSNKQYLLLDGMPILARTVSVFEAAPFIDGIYLVSPEQEIPFCHSEVVDRYGFSKVRSIVPGGAERQHSVCNGLDAMAGAAADDDLVLIHDGVRPFVSQQVLKTAADAAMQYGAAVVAVPVKDTVKVVRGGVIAETPPREELWLAQTPQAFRYGLIRDAHARAKGEGFLGTDDASLIEHQGGEVRIVTGDYRNIKITTPEDLVLAEAFLKGKG from the coding sequence TTGAGCAGGATTTTCGCGCTGATACCTGCCGCCGGAATGGGCAAAAGGATGGGCGCCGGTTCCAACAAGCAGTACCTTCTGCTGGACGGCATGCCGATACTCGCCCGGACCGTCTCGGTTTTCGAGGCCGCCCCGTTCATAGACGGGATCTACCTCGTTTCTCCTGAGCAGGAGATCCCCTTTTGCCACAGCGAGGTGGTCGACCGCTACGGCTTCTCCAAGGTGCGCTCCATCGTCCCCGGCGGCGCGGAGCGGCAGCACTCGGTCTGCAACGGCCTGGACGCCATGGCAGGCGCGGCGGCTGACGACGACCTGGTGCTGATCCACGACGGGGTGCGCCCCTTCGTTTCGCAGCAGGTGCTGAAAACCGCAGCTGATGCCGCCATGCAGTATGGCGCTGCCGTAGTCGCGGTCCCGGTGAAGGATACGGTGAAGGTGGTCCGAGGCGGCGTCATCGCCGAGACACCGCCACGCGAAGAGCTCTGGCTGGCGCAGACGCCGCAGGCTTTCCGCTACGGCCTGATCCGCGACGCACATGCGCGTGCCAAGGGAGAAGGATTTCTCGGGACCGACGACGCCTCCCTCATCGAGCACCAGGGGGGCGAGGTGCGCATCGTCACGGGCGACTACCGCAACATCAAGATCACGACTCCCGAGGACCTGGTCCTCGCGGAGGCGTTTTTGAAAGGAAAGGGATGA
- a CDS encoding sugar phosphate isomerase/epimerase family protein: protein MAKRVFVHVPYLQIEQHLPFILERRLNPEIFFSADALDALAPAPLATTAQTLRDAGLSCTIHAPFMDLNPGSFEKMLRAATVRRFQQVLDAAQTLRPEVMVFHPGFDRWRYGEASAQWLELSVAVWREVLVRAEEIGTVIAVENIFEEEPSTLKALFEAVEHPRLGHCFDVGHWNLFKKVGMAEWFDALGGRIAEVHIHDNGGTRDDHAPPGEGEVDFVQFFDLMERYAPNAAYTIEAHSRRDLERSLEALKPYLG, encoded by the coding sequence ATGGCTAAGCGCGTTTTCGTCCACGTCCCCTATCTGCAGATCGAGCAGCATCTTCCCTTCATCCTGGAGCGTAGACTCAACCCGGAGATCTTCTTTTCCGCCGACGCCCTGGATGCCCTGGCGCCGGCTCCGCTTGCCACCACGGCGCAGACGCTGAGAGATGCAGGGCTTAGTTGCACCATCCATGCGCCGTTCATGGACCTGAACCCGGGGTCCTTCGAGAAAATGCTGAGGGCCGCCACGGTGCGCCGTTTCCAGCAGGTGCTCGACGCAGCGCAGACTCTGCGCCCGGAGGTGATGGTGTTCCACCCCGGGTTCGACCGCTGGCGCTACGGGGAAGCGTCAGCGCAGTGGCTCGAGCTGAGCGTCGCCGTCTGGCGGGAGGTGCTGGTGCGGGCGGAGGAAATCGGCACGGTCATCGCCGTAGAGAACATCTTCGAGGAGGAGCCGTCGACCCTGAAGGCTCTCTTCGAGGCGGTGGAGCACCCGCGTCTTGGGCACTGCTTCGATGTGGGACACTGGAACCTGTTCAAAAAGGTGGGGATGGCGGAGTGGTTCGACGCGCTCGGGGGGAGGATCGCCGAGGTGCACATCCACGACAACGGCGGCACCCGCGACGACCATGCCCCTCCGGGAGAGGGGGAGGTCGACTTCGTGCAGTTCTTCGACCTGATGGAGCGCTACGCCCCCAACGCTGCCTACACCATCGAGGCGCACAGCAGGAGAGACTTGGAGAGGTCGCTTGAGGCGCTCAAGCCCTACCTTGGATAG
- a CDS encoding glyceraldehyde-3-phosphate dehydrogenase, translated as MIMKKQEAYLKEWQGHEELAEQMLPIIGRLYRDHNIVTTVYGKSLVNTPTIDILKAHRFARLILDGELTVQETYPILEAIGKMDLAPARIDLGRLAVRYQSQQGISVADFVSRELASVNTGRTPLLDEPQDIVLYGFGRIGRLVARILVEKSGSGEKLRLRAAVVRKGGPDDLVKRASLLRRDSVHGPFNGIITIDEEENAIIANGNMIRIIYADAPENVDYAQYGIHNAIVIDNTGKWRDREGLGRHLKAPGVSQVVLTAPGKGDIPNVVFGVNNELITSTESIFSAASCTTNAIVPVLKAVSDNFGIVSGHVETCHSYTNDQNLIDNYHKADRRGRSAPLNMVITETGAAKAVAKVLPELTGKLTGNAIRVPTPNVSLAILNLQLKSETDVATLNGYLRAMSLDSPLQNQIDYTNSPDVVSSDMVGSRHAGVVDSLATIVQGNRCVLYVWYDNEFGYSCQVVRMVQKMAGLELPVLPA; from the coding sequence ATGATCATGAAGAAACAGGAAGCGTATTTGAAGGAGTGGCAGGGGCACGAGGAGCTTGCAGAGCAGATGCTCCCCATCATCGGTCGCTTGTACCGTGACCACAACATCGTGACCACCGTGTACGGCAAGTCGCTGGTCAACACCCCGACCATCGACATCCTCAAGGCACACCGGTTCGCCCGCCTGATCCTCGACGGCGAACTGACCGTGCAGGAGACTTACCCCATTCTCGAAGCCATCGGCAAGATGGACCTCGCTCCGGCCCGCATCGACCTGGGGAGGCTGGCGGTCCGCTACCAGTCGCAGCAGGGGATTTCCGTCGCCGATTTTGTGAGCCGCGAGCTTGCCTCCGTCAACACCGGCCGCACCCCGCTTTTGGACGAGCCGCAGGACATCGTGCTCTACGGCTTCGGCCGCATCGGGCGCCTGGTGGCCCGGATCCTGGTCGAGAAGTCCGGCTCCGGCGAGAAGCTCAGGCTCCGCGCGGCGGTGGTCCGCAAGGGCGGCCCCGACGACCTGGTGAAAAGGGCGAGCCTCTTGCGCCGCGATTCGGTGCATGGCCCCTTCAACGGGATCATCACCATCGACGAGGAAGAAAACGCGATCATCGCCAACGGCAACATGATCCGCATCATCTACGCCGATGCGCCGGAGAACGTGGACTACGCGCAGTACGGCATCCATAACGCCATCGTCATCGACAACACCGGCAAGTGGCGCGACCGCGAAGGGCTCGGGCGTCACCTTAAGGCGCCGGGGGTCTCCCAGGTCGTCCTCACCGCCCCGGGCAAAGGGGACATCCCCAACGTGGTCTTCGGCGTCAACAACGAGCTGATCACCTCCACCGAGAGCATCTTCTCCGCGGCGAGCTGCACCACCAACGCCATCGTGCCGGTGCTCAAGGCGGTGAGCGACAACTTCGGGATCGTGAGCGGCCACGTGGAAACCTGCCACTCCTACACCAACGACCAGAACCTTATCGACAACTACCACAAGGCGGACCGCCGCGGGCGGAGCGCCCCTTTGAACATGGTCATCACCGAGACCGGCGCTGCCAAGGCCGTCGCCAAGGTGCTTCCGGAGCTGACCGGGAAGCTCACCGGCAACGCCATCCGCGTCCCGACCCCGAACGTCTCGCTGGCGATCCTGAACCTGCAGCTCAAGTCGGAGACCGACGTCGCGACCCTGAACGGTTACCTGCGGGCTATGTCGCTTGACTCGCCGCTGCAGAACCAGATCGACTACACCAACTCCCCGGACGTCGTCTCCAGCGACATGGTCGGTTCGCGCCACGCCGGCGTGGTCGACTCTCTCGCCACCATCGTCCAGGGCAACCGCTGCGTACTTTACGTCTGGTACGACAACGAGTTCGGCTACAGCTGCCAGGTAGTGCGCATGGTGCAGAAGATGGCAGGTCTGGAACTCCCGGTGCTGCCGGCTTAA
- a CDS encoding potassium channel family protein — translation MDPVRHLKISLGVLLLLLSFGTFGYIAIEGWDALDALYMTVITLGTVGFREVHNLSPAGKIFTMLLIFFGVGVIGYIVGSLAQIMFEGQFQRIMGRKKVEKAIAALEGHYIICGFGRIGSLICKEFSAKPLPFVVVEKDAAMVDLMEQDGPGYLVLRGDATIDDVLLKAGIKKARGLISVVTSDTENVYITLTARGLNPDLFILARAGEEGSEIKLKRAGANKVVSPYLIGGSRMAQAILRPTVVDFIEIATGHEHMELQMEEIMIPHRCGFIGETLASSGFRKETGVIIVGVKKQNGKMVFNPESHTKLEAHDTLIVLGEPGAIQKLEQLVGCDSCAEELIKKHRKTNG, via the coding sequence ATGGATCCGGTCCGGCACCTGAAAATCTCGTTGGGAGTATTGTTGCTCCTGCTGTCGTTCGGCACCTTCGGCTATATCGCCATCGAGGGGTGGGACGCACTCGACGCCCTTTACATGACGGTGATCACCCTGGGCACCGTCGGCTTCAGAGAGGTTCACAACCTGAGCCCGGCCGGGAAGATCTTCACCATGCTGCTGATCTTCTTCGGCGTCGGCGTCATAGGTTACATCGTGGGCAGCCTGGCCCAGATCATGTTCGAGGGGCAGTTTCAGCGGATCATGGGGAGGAAGAAGGTGGAAAAGGCGATTGCTGCGCTGGAAGGTCACTACATCATCTGCGGGTTCGGACGGATCGGGTCACTGATCTGCAAGGAGTTTTCGGCGAAGCCGCTGCCGTTCGTGGTGGTGGAAAAGGATGCGGCCATGGTGGATCTCATGGAGCAGGACGGGCCGGGGTACCTGGTGCTGCGCGGCGACGCCACCATCGACGACGTACTCCTGAAGGCGGGGATCAAGAAGGCGAGGGGGCTGATTTCCGTGGTCACCTCGGACACTGAGAACGTCTACATAACCCTCACCGCCCGCGGCTTGAACCCGGACCTCTTCATTCTGGCGCGCGCCGGCGAAGAGGGGTCGGAAATAAAGCTGAAGCGGGCCGGCGCGAACAAGGTCGTCTCTCCCTACCTCATCGGCGGCTCCCGCATGGCCCAGGCCATACTGCGGCCAACCGTGGTCGACTTCATCGAGATCGCCACCGGGCACGAGCACATGGAGCTGCAGATGGAGGAGATCATGATCCCCCATCGCTGCGGCTTCATCGGAGAGACACTGGCGAGTTCGGGGTTCAGGAAGGAGACCGGGGTCATCATCGTCGGCGTGAAAAAGCAAAACGGCAAGATGGTGTTCAACCCGGAGTCCCACACGAAGCTGGAGGCGCACGACACGCTGATCGTTTTGGGCGAGCCCGGGGCGATCCAGAAACTTGAACAGCTGGTGGGGTGCGACTCCTGCGCCGAGGAGCTGATCAAAAAACACAGGAAAACTAATGGCTAA
- a CDS encoding DMT family protein: MRTIILLVLSNVFMTFAWYAHLKDLRSAPVYVAILASWGIALFEYMLQVPANRAGYGTFNLGQLKIMQEVITLSVFVPFAVFYMGQPLKLDYLWAGCCMAGAVFFIFRG, encoded by the coding sequence ATGAGAACCATAATTCTGCTCGTATTGTCGAACGTGTTCATGACCTTCGCCTGGTACGCCCACCTGAAGGACCTGCGCAGCGCGCCGGTATATGTGGCGATCCTGGCCAGCTGGGGCATCGCCCTTTTCGAGTACATGCTGCAGGTCCCAGCCAACCGCGCAGGCTACGGCACTTTTAACCTGGGACAATTAAAAATAATGCAGGAAGTAATCACCCTTTCCGTCTTCGTCCCCTTTGCCGTCTTTTACATGGGGCAGCCGCTCAAGCTCGACTACCTCTGGGCAGGTTGCTGCATGGCGGGAGCGGTATTCTTCATCTTCCGGGGGTGA
- a CDS encoding DUF2127 domain-containing protein has product MKGTSYKGLRLVSVMEGMKGIIVLAAGCGVLTLIHKDLHQMAVQLVEVLHMNPARHYPSIFIDTANRITEPQLWLLALSALAYSAVRLAEAYGLWKEQPWAEWLGFLSGGIYLPIELFEIWRKPVWPRIALFIVNVAVVGYLAATLKRRRRRLYPR; this is encoded by the coding sequence ATGAAGGGGACAAGTTACAAGGGGCTGCGGTTAGTCTCGGTGATGGAAGGGATGAAAGGGATCATCGTGCTCGCGGCCGGATGCGGCGTGCTCACGCTGATCCACAAGGACCTGCACCAGATGGCCGTGCAGCTGGTCGAGGTCCTGCACATGAACCCGGCAAGGCACTACCCCTCAATCTTCATCGACACTGCGAACCGCATCACCGAACCGCAGCTTTGGCTTCTCGCCCTGTCGGCGCTTGCCTATTCGGCGGTGCGCCTGGCGGAAGCGTACGGGCTGTGGAAAGAGCAGCCATGGGCGGAGTGGCTGGGCTTTCTGTCGGGAGGCATCTATCTTCCTATCGAACTCTTCGAGATCTGGCGCAAGCCTGTCTGGCCCCGCATCGCTCTCTTTATCGTCAACGTGGCCGTCGTCGGCTACCTCGCCGCGACGCTCAAGCGCCGCAGGCGGCGCCTCTATCCAAGGTAG
- a CDS encoding AsmA family protein produces MSEPEKKEKDLKKTATIVFIVAASALGLVLLCLVAFRIYLATSYPASQLSRLVTDRLQQDFSVNKIELSGRTLILKGVRLKNPAGFKAGELFAADRVLLAPRWIELLRGGQRFKLIDVEGGKLALEKDANGSWNFENLQRHLAAKKPAAGRAAPETVIGKLLVKNSSITVQGEGVHGINLQVFNLASGGSRSAQVELAFEDAARNRYLLKGTARPGADAAVDLSLTAPALSLKNLAQLFKLKDPEPFQDAQGALQASAVLAKGELKSTGSFSFRRILIPAARGDYPIAGLLQFNGVYNLSEDTAHLNEATLTIDKMARLQAGGTVTGVKKDRQFDLLLALDAVDLALVNVLLPEESRHDLNFGGRLRCESLRLEGNGKVGVESVVGNLELRDGSLAREREVFAAGVAGNLALSRRGATVTARGKLSLPTPDPKALVQALDLPVELTLSAGLKPLRAKSEGFSARIMGVAVSGRALYDAGDSEPLRADLALATREPERLNPLLSRYGIEALSGTGSGSLQLVGKGAQELNGAARFTVANLKAKQGKEPLGVKAGTATANLKKRGDKLQLHGDVRIAALSFQGKRGDARFAYRVTERYLYLNGMQASWGGTRFSASSVSGEIPAAVVTGNLTRRPLRFDLEGGGLGQGDFQLSGLSGRVRGSLVADGKEKWLEGSADLASRTLSWRKQAMAAPVLHAAFARQGGRAELRGQLLGGKVTGQAGFRPFSPEAATSFNVSLTGAAAREFALLASGAPGVRPSAGYVDLRLEGTTGGKSGLSCRFDARGRDLALVNATGKSLVSGAAASVQGRLSGGTLTISEASAEPGRGVRLTARGEVADAFSDKRRGTLLFALPESSLNDLVESLINLAPPLIQEATLKGSVAAEGRVELREGRKLLNGGVTFRGGRVEAPAQKFVVADINGRIPISLEIGGKGSSAPRVTREFSRDNYSRVLAQLSGTPPGGELVTVEKIGFGSVQTGKLTAQLRAQNGVTEITSLRTTIYDGTVLGTGHLAFTDQATYRGDLVVNGLSLRALCKSLPNLEGYISGRLDGVVSVHGIGGDQKRLTGFVDLWAREGGREKMLVSKQFLQRLAKQKLSGFFLSRDRPYDRAEIKATLERGELTFNALQILNTNVLGVRDLNVNIAPTQNRIALDHLLESIKEAAVRGAPASGGAAPAKQPQQEPAPEFKWEE; encoded by the coding sequence ATGAGCGAGCCCGAGAAGAAAGAGAAGGACCTGAAAAAAACTGCGACCATAGTTTTTATCGTGGCCGCATCGGCTCTCGGCCTGGTGCTCCTTTGTCTCGTCGCGTTCCGGATCTACCTCGCCACCTCCTATCCCGCGTCACAGCTCTCCCGCCTGGTCACCGACCGGCTGCAGCAGGATTTCTCCGTCAATAAGATAGAGCTTTCCGGCAGGACCTTGATCCTCAAGGGGGTGCGCCTGAAAAACCCGGCGGGGTTTAAAGCCGGGGAACTCTTCGCGGCCGACAGGGTGCTGCTCGCCCCGCGCTGGATCGAGCTTTTGCGTGGGGGGCAGCGCTTCAAGCTGATCGACGTGGAGGGGGGGAAGCTCGCCCTGGAAAAGGATGCAAACGGCTCCTGGAACTTCGAGAATCTACAGCGACACTTGGCGGCCAAAAAGCCTGCCGCGGGAAGAGCCGCCCCGGAAACGGTGATCGGCAAGCTCCTGGTGAAGAACAGCAGTATCACCGTGCAGGGGGAGGGGGTGCACGGGATCAATCTGCAGGTCTTCAACCTGGCGAGCGGCGGATCACGCAGCGCGCAGGTGGAACTCGCCTTCGAGGACGCCGCCCGCAACCGCTATCTCCTGAAGGGGACCGCCCGCCCGGGTGCTGACGCCGCTGTCGACCTTTCCCTAACCGCACCGGCCCTGTCGCTGAAAAACCTGGCGCAGCTTTTCAAGCTGAAGGATCCCGAACCCTTTCAGGATGCCCAGGGTGCACTGCAGGCGAGTGCGGTCCTGGCAAAAGGCGAGCTGAAAAGCACCGGGAGCTTCTCCTTCCGCAGGATACTGATCCCTGCTGCCCGCGGCGACTACCCCATCGCCGGTCTTTTGCAGTTCAACGGCGTCTACAACCTGTCCGAGGACACCGCACACCTGAATGAAGCGACACTCACCATAGACAAGATGGCGCGGCTGCAGGCAGGCGGAACCGTCACCGGCGTGAAGAAGGATCGCCAGTTCGACCTGCTTCTTGCCCTGGACGCAGTGGACCTTGCCCTGGTAAACGTGCTGCTGCCCGAGGAGTCGCGCCACGACCTCAATTTCGGCGGCAGGCTCCGCTGCGAATCTCTGCGCCTTGAGGGAAACGGCAAGGTCGGGGTCGAGAGCGTGGTGGGAAACCTGGAGTTACGGGACGGCTCGCTCGCCCGGGAGCGCGAAGTCTTTGCGGCGGGTGTGGCGGGAAACCTCGCCCTTTCCAGGCGCGGCGCGACTGTTACCGCGCGCGGCAAGCTTTCTCTCCCTACTCCCGACCCGAAGGCGCTGGTCCAGGCGCTGGATCTTCCCGTGGAGCTCACTCTCTCGGCCGGGCTAAAGCCGCTTCGGGCGAAGAGCGAAGGGTTTTCCGCCCGGATCATGGGTGTTGCCGTGTCGGGTCGTGCACTCTACGATGCTGGGGATTCCGAGCCGCTGCGAGCCGATCTCGCGCTGGCGACCAGGGAGCCGGAGCGGCTCAACCCGTTGCTCTCCCGCTACGGCATCGAGGCGCTCTCCGGAACCGGTTCAGGGAGCCTGCAACTTGTGGGGAAGGGGGCGCAGGAGCTGAATGGGGCGGCCCGGTTCACGGTCGCGAACCTGAAGGCCAAGCAGGGGAAGGAACCACTGGGGGTGAAGGCCGGTACGGCAACGGCCAACTTGAAGAAGCGGGGCGACAAATTGCAGCTACATGGGGATGTGCGGATCGCGGCGCTCTCCTTCCAGGGAAAGAGAGGCGACGCACGTTTCGCCTACCGGGTGACTGAGCGATACCTCTACCTGAACGGTATGCAAGCGTCATGGGGAGGGACCCGCTTCTCCGCTTCTAGCGTGAGCGGAGAAATCCCGGCCGCAGTGGTTACCGGCAACCTCACCCGACGTCCGCTGCGCTTCGACCTGGAGGGGGGTGGGCTTGGACAGGGGGATTTCCAGCTCTCCGGCCTCTCGGGGAGGGTGAGGGGGAGCCTCGTCGCCGACGGCAAGGAGAAATGGCTGGAAGGAAGCGCCGATCTCGCCTCCCGCACCCTATCCTGGCGCAAGCAGGCAATGGCCGCGCCCGTCTTGCATGCCGCCTTCGCCAGGCAGGGGGGGCGGGCCGAGCTGCGCGGGCAACTGCTGGGGGGGAAGGTGACGGGGCAGGCCGGATTCCGCCCCTTTTCTCCCGAAGCCGCTACAAGCTTCAACGTCAGCCTCACCGGCGCAGCCGCCAGGGAATTTGCGCTCCTTGCCTCCGGCGCGCCTGGCGTCCGCCCCAGCGCCGGTTACGTGGACCTGCGGCTGGAAGGGACCACGGGCGGCAAGAGCGGGCTTTCCTGCCGCTTCGACGCCAGGGGACGTGACCTTGCCCTCGTCAACGCCACGGGTAAAAGCCTCGTGTCGGGTGCCGCCGCCTCGGTCCAGGGGCGTCTGTCCGGCGGGACCCTCACCATTTCAGAAGCGAGCGCTGAGCCGGGGCGGGGCGTCAGGCTTACCGCGCGGGGGGAGGTAGCGGACGCTTTCTCGGACAAGCGGCGCGGTACTCTGCTATTCGCCCTGCCGGAGAGTTCGCTGAACGATCTGGTGGAGTCCCTCATCAACCTCGCACCGCCGCTGATCCAGGAAGCGACGCTGAAGGGGAGCGTGGCGGCGGAAGGGAGGGTCGAGCTGCGCGAAGGGCGCAAGCTTCTCAACGGCGGGGTGACGTTTAGGGGAGGGAGGGTCGAGGCGCCGGCCCAGAAGTTCGTGGTGGCGGACATTAACGGCAGAATTCCCATCTCTTTGGAAATCGGGGGGAAGGGAAGTAGCGCCCCGCGGGTCACCCGGGAGTTCAGCCGGGATAATTACAGTCGGGTCCTGGCTCAACTGAGTGGGACCCCGCCGGGGGGGGAGCTGGTCACCGTGGAGAAGATCGGCTTCGGCTCGGTCCAAACCGGAAAGCTCACGGCGCAGTTGCGTGCGCAAAACGGGGTCACGGAGATCACCTCCCTGCGCACCACAATTTACGACGGGACCGTGCTGGGGACCGGCCATCTTGCCTTTACCGATCAGGCGACCTACCGCGGCGACCTTGTGGTGAACGGTCTCAGCCTGAGGGCCCTGTGTAAGAGCCTGCCCAACCTGGAAGGGTACATCTCCGGACGCTTGGACGGGGTTGTCAGCGTGCATGGCATCGGGGGAGATCAAAAGCGGCTGACCGGTTTCGTGGATCTCTGGGCGCGCGAAGGGGGGAGAGAAAAGATGCTGGTGAGCAAGCAGTTCCTGCAGCGCCTGGCGAAGCAGAAGCTGTCCGGTTTCTTCCTGAGCCGAGACCGCCCCTATGATAGGGCGGAGATCAAGGCGACCCTGGAGCGGGGTGAGCTCACCTTCAACGCGCTCCAGATCCTTAACACCAACGTCCTTGGGGTCCGGGACCTGAACGTCAACATCGCCCCGACCCAGAACCGGATCGCCCTGGACCACCTGCTCGAGTCCATCAAGGAGGCCGCGGTGCGCGGCGCGCCAGCGTCCGGCGGAGCGGCCCCGGCAAAGCAGCCGCAGCAGGAACCGGCGCCAGAGTTCAAGTGGGAGGAGTGA